In one window of Henckelia pumila isolate YLH828 chromosome 1, ASM3356847v2, whole genome shotgun sequence DNA:
- the LOC140874942 gene encoding uncharacterized protein isoform X1, giving the protein MLIVEGDFELNLLHGFDESLQNVLAQTMVGQDKMFRNQVTELHRLYHIQKILMREMDQKVTSQFHFREEGPNSFVCMRRHIKDNFLQDHAITCLKPEQRPNLELPISFNTNLSGDVLHEKCDLVAAGPFVQMKREVDDVKASPIEELELSLSMNTETWKTCFAEKSRKDQIICSPSQHFMNPKNSTENSDGDLVTITSPEYSTFPDYKLDLECSSCTSRKNCGFYRGSRINSLTDFRANFLDKKPAIQGVEQCHNDLSCNVKSTRRKLFTSHEVVELDLNRALPEELSFNSIDHLISNSSKCTVLSLDRNKQDSDQQEMIDSTLATSPSKSTSEVNHGRSFCSVELPSICGPPSKSEEPGSCTEYGRPENTAFKLNLPHRSHQAIRMYEVDAEKCHDRIQELDEDAGSNKFPISSRSDLIPKDISSNIKKGQWGVPMERSHTTFQDHESSIPVKKLRQQSTIPSTKPKRKFQDSNQKSNESPEVDLSIKNGAVSLLYLSSACLAKNRDAVPCSIRRREIVNAAKDVPQCSSESYESIVLKQPEINLDEYSVTSTPSEVNCSNGKDYGTKLKRGRRMKDFRKEILPGLASLSRQEICEDVRIMRGAIKSREYKYRSKMRGISDGFSPLKRKGSRNSNGRRRCYS; this is encoded by the exons ATGTTGATTGTAGAAGGTGATTTTGAACTGAATTTGCTGCACGGGTTTGACGAATCATTGCAAAATGTTCTAGCCCAAACTATGGTCGGGCAGGATAAAATGTTTAGGAACCAG GTTACTGAGCTCCATCGGCTGTATCATATTCAAAAGATACTCATGCGGGAAATGGACCAAAAAGTCACCAGTCAGTTTCATTTCCGTGAAGAAGGCCCAAATTCTTTT GTTTGCATGCGAAGACatataaaggacaactttttgcAAGACCATGCCATCACGTGTTTGAAACCCGAGCAAAGGCCTAATCTGGAACTTCCTATCAGTTTCAACACTAATCTTAGTGGAGACGTTCTGCATGAGAAGTGCGATCTTGTTGCTGCTGGGCCATTTGTTCAAATGAAGCGCGAAGTTGATGATGTTAAAGCATCTCCCATAGAAGAACTTGAGCTCTCTCTGAGTATGAACACAGAAACTTGGAAAACATGTTTTGCCGAGAAATCTCGGAAGGATCAGATTATTTGTTCACCTTCCCAGCACTTTATGAATCCAAAGAATTCTACTGAAAATTCTGATGGTGATTTAGTTACCATTACCTCGCCTGAATATTCTACTTTCCCAGATTATAAGCTCGATCTTGAATGCAGTAGCTGTACAAGTAGGAAAAATTGTGGTTTTTACCGAGGTTCAAGAATCAATTCGCTAACAGATTTCAGAGCAAATTTTCTGGATAAGAAACCGGCAATTCAAG GGGTTGAACAATGCCATAACGACCTCTCATGCAATGTTAAGTCAACAAGAAGAAAGCTATTTACTTCTCATGAAGTGGTCGAATTGGACCTTAACAGGGCTCTTCCGGAAGAGTTGTCTTTTAATTCAATTGATCACCTGATATCCAACTCATCAAAGTGCACCGTTTTGAGCCTCGATAGAAACAAACAAGATTCAGATCAGCAAGAGATGATTGATTCAACATTGGCAACTTCTCCAAGCAAAAGTACCAGTGAAGTTAATCATGGACGTTCATTTTGCTCTGTTGAACTTCCCTCGATTTGTGGACCACCATCCAAATCGGAAGAACCCGGCAGCTGCACCGAATATGGTAGACCTGAAAATACAGCATTCAAGCTAAACTTACCCCACAGAAGCCATCAGGCGATAAGAATGTATGAAGTGGATGCTGAGAAATGCCATGACCGAATTCAAGAATTAGATGAAGATGCAGGGAGCAATAAGTTTCCGATCTCAAGTAGGTCTGATTTGATCCCGAAGGACATATCTAGCAACATAAAGAAGGGGCAATGGGGGGTTCCTATGGAAAGATCACATACCACATTCCAAGATCACGAGTCCTCTATTCCTGTCAAGAAATTACGTCAGCAGAGTACTATCCCTTCAACCAAACCCAAAAGGAAATTTCAGGATTCCAATCAAAAGAGTAATGAATCACCAGAAGTTGATCTTTCAATAAAAAATGGAGCTGTCTCTCTCTTATATCTCTCGTCAGCTTGTTTGGCCAAGAATCGAGATGCTGTTCCTTGTTCTATTAGAAGAAGAGAAATTGTGAATGCTGCCAAAGATGTACCGCAATGTTCATCTGAGTCATACGAGTCAATCGTGCTGAAGCAACCAGAGATCAACTTAGACGAGTATAGTGTGACATCAACCCCATCTGAAGTAAACTGCTCAAATGGAAAGGATTATGGAACAAAGTTGAAAAGAGGGAGGAGAATGAAAGATTTTCGAAAGGAGATTCTGCCTGGATTAGCTTCCCTTTCAAGGCAAGAGATATGCGAAGACGTAAGAATCATGCGTGGAGCTATTAAATCGCGAGAATACAAGTATCGATCCAAGATGAGAGGAATAAGTGATGGCTTTTCTCCATTGAAGAGAAAGGGATCAAGAAATAGTAATGGAAGGCGAAGGTGTTACTCTTAA
- the LOC140874942 gene encoding uncharacterized protein isoform X2: MREMDQKVTSQFHFREEGPNSFVCMRRHIKDNFLQDHAITCLKPEQRPNLELPISFNTNLSGDVLHEKCDLVAAGPFVQMKREVDDVKASPIEELELSLSMNTETWKTCFAEKSRKDQIICSPSQHFMNPKNSTENSDGDLVTITSPEYSTFPDYKLDLECSSCTSRKNCGFYRGSRINSLTDFRANFLDKKPAIQGVEQCHNDLSCNVKSTRRKLFTSHEVVELDLNRALPEELSFNSIDHLISNSSKCTVLSLDRNKQDSDQQEMIDSTLATSPSKSTSEVNHGRSFCSVELPSICGPPSKSEEPGSCTEYGRPENTAFKLNLPHRSHQAIRMYEVDAEKCHDRIQELDEDAGSNKFPISSRSDLIPKDISSNIKKGQWGVPMERSHTTFQDHESSIPVKKLRQQSTIPSTKPKRKFQDSNQKSNESPEVDLSIKNGAVSLLYLSSACLAKNRDAVPCSIRRREIVNAAKDVPQCSSESYESIVLKQPEINLDEYSVTSTPSEVNCSNGKDYGTKLKRGRRMKDFRKEILPGLASLSRQEICEDVRIMRGAIKSREYKYRSKMRGISDGFSPLKRKGSRNSNGRRRCYS, encoded by the exons ATGCGGGAAATGGACCAAAAAGTCACCAGTCAGTTTCATTTCCGTGAAGAAGGCCCAAATTCTTTT GTTTGCATGCGAAGACatataaaggacaactttttgcAAGACCATGCCATCACGTGTTTGAAACCCGAGCAAAGGCCTAATCTGGAACTTCCTATCAGTTTCAACACTAATCTTAGTGGAGACGTTCTGCATGAGAAGTGCGATCTTGTTGCTGCTGGGCCATTTGTTCAAATGAAGCGCGAAGTTGATGATGTTAAAGCATCTCCCATAGAAGAACTTGAGCTCTCTCTGAGTATGAACACAGAAACTTGGAAAACATGTTTTGCCGAGAAATCTCGGAAGGATCAGATTATTTGTTCACCTTCCCAGCACTTTATGAATCCAAAGAATTCTACTGAAAATTCTGATGGTGATTTAGTTACCATTACCTCGCCTGAATATTCTACTTTCCCAGATTATAAGCTCGATCTTGAATGCAGTAGCTGTACAAGTAGGAAAAATTGTGGTTTTTACCGAGGTTCAAGAATCAATTCGCTAACAGATTTCAGAGCAAATTTTCTGGATAAGAAACCGGCAATTCAAG GGGTTGAACAATGCCATAACGACCTCTCATGCAATGTTAAGTCAACAAGAAGAAAGCTATTTACTTCTCATGAAGTGGTCGAATTGGACCTTAACAGGGCTCTTCCGGAAGAGTTGTCTTTTAATTCAATTGATCACCTGATATCCAACTCATCAAAGTGCACCGTTTTGAGCCTCGATAGAAACAAACAAGATTCAGATCAGCAAGAGATGATTGATTCAACATTGGCAACTTCTCCAAGCAAAAGTACCAGTGAAGTTAATCATGGACGTTCATTTTGCTCTGTTGAACTTCCCTCGATTTGTGGACCACCATCCAAATCGGAAGAACCCGGCAGCTGCACCGAATATGGTAGACCTGAAAATACAGCATTCAAGCTAAACTTACCCCACAGAAGCCATCAGGCGATAAGAATGTATGAAGTGGATGCTGAGAAATGCCATGACCGAATTCAAGAATTAGATGAAGATGCAGGGAGCAATAAGTTTCCGATCTCAAGTAGGTCTGATTTGATCCCGAAGGACATATCTAGCAACATAAAGAAGGGGCAATGGGGGGTTCCTATGGAAAGATCACATACCACATTCCAAGATCACGAGTCCTCTATTCCTGTCAAGAAATTACGTCAGCAGAGTACTATCCCTTCAACCAAACCCAAAAGGAAATTTCAGGATTCCAATCAAAAGAGTAATGAATCACCAGAAGTTGATCTTTCAATAAAAAATGGAGCTGTCTCTCTCTTATATCTCTCGTCAGCTTGTTTGGCCAAGAATCGAGATGCTGTTCCTTGTTCTATTAGAAGAAGAGAAATTGTGAATGCTGCCAAAGATGTACCGCAATGTTCATCTGAGTCATACGAGTCAATCGTGCTGAAGCAACCAGAGATCAACTTAGACGAGTATAGTGTGACATCAACCCCATCTGAAGTAAACTGCTCAAATGGAAAGGATTATGGAACAAAGTTGAAAAGAGGGAGGAGAATGAAAGATTTTCGAAAGGAGATTCTGCCTGGATTAGCTTCCCTTTCAAGGCAAGAGATATGCGAAGACGTAAGAATCATGCGTGGAGCTATTAAATCGCGAGAATACAAGTATCGATCCAAGATGAGAGGAATAAGTGATGGCTTTTCTCCATTGAAGAGAAAGGGATCAAGAAATAGTAATGGAAGGCGAAGGTGTTACTCTTAA